A genome region from Myxococcales bacterium includes the following:
- the rpsK gene encoding 30S ribosomal protein S11: MATAKTAAKAKQQTKKKAKKNVATGIAHIQSTFNNTVVTITDINGNAVSWSSAGSRGFKGSRKSTPFAAQLAAEEAARKAMDHGMRSIAVFVKGPGAGRESALRALQTAGFKVTLIRDVTPVPHNGCRPPKRRRV, translated from the coding sequence ATGGCCACGGCGAAGACAGCGGCGAAGGCGAAGCAGCAGACGAAGAAGAAGGCGAAGAAGAACGTCGCGACGGGGATCGCGCACATTCAGTCGACCTTCAACAACACCGTCGTGACCATCACCGACATCAACGGCAACGCCGTGTCGTGGTCGAGCGCAGGCTCGCGCGGCTTCAAGGGCTCGCGCAAGAGCACGCCGTTCGCGGCGCAGCTCGCGGCGGAAGAGGCGGCGCGCAAGGCGATGGACCACGGCATGCGCTCGATCGCGGTGTTCGTGAAGGGGCCCGGCGCCGGCCGCGAGAGCGCGCTCCGCGCTCTGCAGACCGCGGGCTTCAAGGTCACGCTGATCCGCGACGTGACGCCAGTGCCGCACAACGGTTGCCGGCCGCCGAAGCGCCGCCGCGTGTAA
- the rpsM gene encoding 30S ribosomal protein S13, whose product MARIAGVDLPRHKQIAYSLPYLYGIGRTLARQICQRAGIPETKKTEELTDSDVRKIRELLESDYTVEGDLRREVQMNIKRLMDLGCYRGLRHRRGLPVNGQRTHTNSRTRKGPRKGIVSRQGSGKK is encoded by the coding sequence ATGGCTCGTATCGCAGGCGTCGACCTCCCCCGTCACAAGCAAATCGCGTACTCGCTCCCGTACCTCTACGGTATCGGTCGCACGCTCGCTCGGCAGATTTGCCAGCGCGCGGGCATTCCGGAGACCAAGAAGACCGAGGAGCTCACGGACAGCGACGTCCGCAAGATCCGCGAGCTGCTCGAGTCGGACTACACCGTCGAGGGCGACCTCCGCCGCGAGGTGCAGATGAACATCAAGCGCCTCATGGACCTCGGCTGCTACCGCGGGCTTCGCCACCGCCGCGGCCTGCCCGTCAACGGGCAGCGCACGCACACGAACTCCCGCACCCGCAAGGGCCCGCGCAAGGGCATCGTGTCGCGCCAGGGCTCCGGCAAGAAGTGA
- the rpmJ gene encoding 50S ribosomal protein L36, which yields MKVRPSVKKICDKCKVVRRRGVVRIICDNQRHKQRQG from the coding sequence ATGAAGGTCCGTCCGTCCGTCAAGAAGATCTGCGACAAGTGCAAGGTCGTCCGCCGCCGCGGCGTCGTGCGCATCATCTGCGACAACCAGCGCCACAAGCAGCGCCAAGGCTGA